The following DNA comes from Mesorhizobium sp. B2-1-8.
CGACAGCCATGGCGCGATGACCATGTTGAGCAGGTCCTCATTGCCGATGCGCGACAGGATCGGCTTGGCCCGCTCCGATAGAAGCGTGCCGGTGCCGCCCAGCAGCACATCGGCGGCGCGCAGGCCGAGCAGCAAGGTGTCGTCCAGTCCCTGGCTCACCGCGGCATCGAGCACACGCTGCTGATCGGCCTCGTCGAGGCGGCTGGAGCTGGCCCTGATATCGCAGACATAGCCGGCGCAGGGTTCGCGGTTGAACAGGGCCTTGGCGACGCTGATGCAGGACAGCATCAAAGTGTCGGCCGCCGAAGTGAAGGGGACTTCGACGCCGGTGATCTCGACCAGCCGTTTTCGCCGCAGGAACCCGTCGGCATCGCGCGGGCTGGGCGAGCCGGGCTGCTGGAGCCGGTAATGAAGATCGACCGTGGATGATTTCGGCCCATGGCCGCGAACCATGTGCTGTTCGCCGAGGAAGCGGACCCACCAGACCGAACGCGACTTGCCCGACACCTCGTAGCCGATCGCGCGCAACGCTTCGCGTGCCTTCAAGAACCCGGCCGGCGAGACCAGGATGTCGACATCGCCGGCAGGCTTCATGAAGTGATCGTCGTAAAGCAGATGCTGCTGGAACGGCCCTTTCAGGAAGACGAAATCGATCCGCCTGTCGAGCAGCGCCTCGTTGATGGCCATCGAATCCATCAGGCAGGCGGCGTTCATCGAAACCGTCCTTCTGCGATAGGTTTCGAGCCACTGGAAGAGCTCGGCCGGCCTCTCATGCGCCAGCGCACGCGACAGCGCCTTCAGAACGAAGGTTCCG
Coding sequences within:
- a CDS encoding nucleotidyltransferase family protein, producing MALPESSYERLRATDCADEIAYVQACLRLYFAAPAASVGEMSPPGLSVAAVTDIARLNKVGTFVLKALSRALAHERPAELFQWLETYRRRTVSMNAACLMDSMAINEALLDRRIDFVFLKGPFQQHLLYDDHFMKPAGDVDILVSPAGFLKAREALRAIGYEVSGKSRSVWWVRFLGEQHMVRGHGPKSSTVDLHYRLQQPGSPSPRDADGFLRRKRLVEITGVEVPFTSAADTLMLSCISVAKALFNREPCAGYVCDIRASSSRLDEADQQRVLDAAVSQGLDDTLLLGLRAADVLLGGTGTLLSERAKPILSRIGNEDLLNMVIAPWLSSLRWPQRRTVLWELCGRAPVRYLAEAGWAASADISRRIFERPASP